CCTACGCATGGCCGTAAAGGCTTATCTCATTTCTTTATGGGAAGTATTGGGGAGGACGTAGCTAATCATTCCGAAATACCGGTAATCACATTTAAAATATAAATCCGTAATATTTGCTTTTAGACGGATTTCTAAGAGAGGCGTAATAGCCTCTTTTTTAATGATTATTTATGATTTTATAAAGGGTTTATCCGCTATCGTAGTTTAGGTTTGCAAATTCTAAAATCTAGATTTTGATTAAGGATTTGATTATAGCCGTACTTTGGAGTGTTTCGCCTTTTGGAGAAGCAAAAGTAGGTATCCCATATGGAATTCTTAATGGAGTAAATATCTACATCGTTTTTATAGCCTGTTTCTTAGCCAACTTACTGGTTTTTCCTATAATGCTATTTTTTTTAAAGCATATTAATAAGATTCTTTTAAGATGGGTTTTTTATAAAAAATCCGCTATCTACATTGCGAGAAGAGCTAAAGTTGGGTCAGGCGAAAAAATAAAGAAATATGGTTTCTATGGTCTTATTTTTTTTGTAATGCTGCCTATACCTGGTACCGGAGTTTATGCCGGAAGTATTGCCAGTTACCTTTTCAATATGGAAAAAAAGAAAGCTTTTATGGCTAATGCGGTTGGTATTTTTCTATCATCTCTCATAGTCTGGGGCACTACGTTGCTGACCATGAACGGTGTAGGGTAA
This sequence is a window from Maribacter aestuarii. Protein-coding genes within it:
- a CDS encoding COG2426 family protein; translated protein: MIKDLIIAVLWSVSPFGEAKVGIPYGILNGVNIYIVFIACFLANLLVFPIMLFFLKHINKILLRWVFYKKSAIYIARRAKVGSGEKIKKYGFYGLIFFVMLPIPGTGVYAGSIASYLFNMEKKKAFMANAVGIFLSSLIVWGTTLLTMNGVG